The Quercus robur chromosome 7, dhQueRobu3.1, whole genome shotgun sequence genome has a segment encoding these proteins:
- the LOC126692713 gene encoding laccase-7-like gives MARFVALLACALALLASSMASAAIVEHSFHVQNLTVRRLCNEQVITAVNGSLPGPTIRVQEGDILVVHVFNKSPYNITIHWHGIFQKLSGWADGPEYVTQCPIVPGSCYTYKFKITGQEGTLWWHAHSSWLRATVHGALIIHPKSGHSYPFPKPDKEVPILFGEWWNANVIDVENQGLATGGAPNNSDAFTINGKPGDLYPCSEKQTYKLKVVEGKTYMLRIINAALNNQLFFKIANHKMTVVAIDASFTEQYVTDVVVVAPGQTTDVLVTADQPVGSYYMAATPYASAANVSFDNTTTRGIIVYEGSTSANPLMPVLPASNDTLTAHKFYSNLTGLAGGPHWVPVPRQVDEHMFITFGINLAPCRSNVTGNPTCQGPLNQSLSASMNNVSFVLPSTSKLSMLQAFFFDVGGVYTTDFPNKPPVKFDYTNPNISLDPSLIFAPKATKVKTLKYNSTVEIVLQNTAFVGIENHPIHIHGFNFHVLAQGFGNYDSVNDQGKFNFVNPQTRNTIAVPVGGWAVIRFQANNPGIWLVHCHLDVHLPWGLAMAFEVENGPTISSILPPPPVDLPQC, from the exons ATGGCACGCTTTGTGGCTCTGCTAGCATGCGCTTTAGCTCTTTTAGCATCATCAATGGCTTCTGCTGCTATTGTTGAACATTCATTCCAT GTGCAAAACCTCACTGTCCGTCGGCTATGCAATGAGCAAGTGATAACTGCAGTGAATGGAAGCCTCCCTGGCCCAACCATACGTGTTCAAGAGGGTGACATCCTTGTCGTCCACGTATTCAATAAGTCACCCTATAATATAACGATTCATTG GCATGGTATCTTTCAAAAATTGAGTGGGTGGGCTGACGGGCCTGAATATGTAACTCAATGCCCTATAGTTCCTGGAAGTTGCTATAcctataaattcaaaattaccGGACAAGAGGGAACGCTTTGGTGGCATGCTCACTCATCTTGGCTCCGCGCAACAGTTCATGGTGCACTCATCATTCACCCTAAATCCGGTCACTCATATCCATTCCCTAAGCCCGACAAGGAAGTTCCCATCTTATTTG GAGAGTGGTGGAATGCTAATGTCATTGACGTTGAGAACCAGGGACTTGCTACAGGTGGAGCTCCAAACAATTCTGATGCTTTCACGATAAATGGGAAGCCTGGCGATCTTTACCCATGCTCTGAAAAAC AAACGTACAAGCTTAAGGTGGTTGAAGGAAAGACATACATGCTACGCATAATCAACGCTGCACTCAATAACCAGCTTTTCTTCAAGATAGCCAATCACAAGATGACAGTTGTCGCAATAGACGCCTCGTTCACGGAACAATATGTGACCGACGTAGTTGTGGTCGCACCTGGTCAGACCACTGATGTTCTTGTCACTGCTGATCAACCCGTGGGTTCTTATTACATGGCCGCGACTCCATATGCTAGTGCTGCGAACGTGTCGTTTGATAACACTACCACAAGGGGCATCATCGTCTATGAAGGCTCCACGTCAGCAAATCCTCTCATGCCGGTCCTACCAGCTTCCAATGACACGTTGACAGCCCACAAGTTTTACAGTAATCTTACTGGACTAGCTGGTGGGCCACACTGGGTCCCAGTGCCACGTCAAGTGGATGAGCACATGTTTATAACTTTTGGGATCAATCTGGCACCTTGTAGGTCCAACGTGACTGGGAATCCCACGTGTCAAGGCCCACTTAATCAGAGTCTCTCTGCGAGCATGAACAACGTATCGTTTGTGCTCCCTAGTACTAGCAAGTTATCTATGTTGCAAGCTTTTTTCTTTGACGTGGGTGGGGTCTACACCACCGATTTTCCTAACAAGCCTCCCGTGAAGTTTGACTACACCAACCCCAACATCAGTTTAGATCCATCACTGATTTTTGCACCCAAAGCAACCAAAGTCAAGACATTGAAGTACAATTCAACGGTGGAGATTGTGTTGCAAAACACAGCGTTTGTAGGGATTGAGAATCATCCTATTCACATTCATGGTTTCAATTTCCATGTTTTGGCTCAAGGGTTTGGAAATTATGACTCTGTTAATGATCAGGGAAAGTTCAACTTCGTTAACCCTCAGACACGTAACACCATCGCTGTTCCAGTTGGAGGATGGGCTGTCATTAGATTCCAAGCAAATAATCCAG GTATATGGCTGGTACATTGCCATCTGGACGTGCATTTGCCATGGGGACTTGCCATGGCTTTTGAGGTTGAGAATGGACCAACTATATCATCTATACTGCCTCCTCCACCAGTTGATCTTCCTCAATGCTAG